A single window of Malus sylvestris chromosome 5, drMalSylv7.2, whole genome shotgun sequence DNA harbors:
- the LOC126621407 gene encoding uncharacterized protein LOC126621407 isoform X2: protein MASTQNQSAHVDLFDAYLRRADLDRDGRISGNEVVAFFQGSGLPKQVNAQIDRITTHHATLSLMARFREGRPLPAVLPSNVMFDLSNIFQPANDYSNAGNVAWRPASAGGRPPKTVAPSHAEEKQQASQRKPRVTELEKRTEEVNLLNSKFKEATEADKKFSHQRGRTWCDGKCLRP from the exons ATGGCGTCGACGCAGAACCAATCGGCGCATGTGGATCTCTTCGATGCGTATTTACGACGGGCCGATTTGGACCGCGATGGCCGGATTAGTGGCAACGAAGTCGTCGCTTTCTTCCAGGGCTCTGGTCTCCCCAAACAGGTCAATGCgcag ATTGATAGAATTACTACCCATCATGCCACATTATCTTTGATGGCGCGGTTTAGGGAGGGACGCCCTCTTCCAGCAGTTCTACCAAGCAATGTTATGTTTGATTTATCCAATATTTTTCAACCTGCAAATGATTACTCCAATGCTGGCAATGTAGCCTGGAGACCTGCTTCTG CTGGAGGAAGGCCACCGAAGACAGTTGCTCCTTCTCATGCTGAGGAAAAGCAGCAGGCCAGTCAGCGGAAACCCAGAGTAACAGAATTGGAGAAACGTACAGAGGAGGTTAACTTACTGAACTCAAAGTTCAAAGAAGCAACTGAAGCTGATAAAAAG TTCAGCCAtcaaagaggtcgcacttggtgcgatggcaagtgccttcgcccatga
- the LOC126621407 gene encoding uncharacterized protein LOC126621407 isoform X1: protein MASTQNQSAHVDLFDAYLRRADLDRDGRISGNEVVAFFQGSGLPKQVNAQIDRITTHHATLSLMARFREGRPLPAVLPSNVMFDLSNIFQPANDYSNAGNVAWRPASAGGRPPKTVAPSHAEEKQQASQRKPRVTELEKRTEEVNLLNSKFKEATEADKKFSHQAIAYFCRVECSNYRAWS from the exons ATGGCGTCGACGCAGAACCAATCGGCGCATGTGGATCTCTTCGATGCGTATTTACGACGGGCCGATTTGGACCGCGATGGCCGGATTAGTGGCAACGAAGTCGTCGCTTTCTTCCAGGGCTCTGGTCTCCCCAAACAGGTCAATGCgcag ATTGATAGAATTACTACCCATCATGCCACATTATCTTTGATGGCGCGGTTTAGGGAGGGACGCCCTCTTCCAGCAGTTCTACCAAGCAATGTTATGTTTGATTTATCCAATATTTTTCAACCTGCAAATGATTACTCCAATGCTGGCAATGTAGCCTGGAGACCTGCTTCTG CTGGAGGAAGGCCACCGAAGACAGTTGCTCCTTCTCATGCTGAGGAAAAGCAGCAGGCCAGTCAGCGGAAACCCAGAGTAACAGAATTGGAGAAACGTACAGAGGAGGTTAACTTACTGAACTCAAAGTTCAAAGAAGCAACTGAAGCTGATAAAAAG TTCAGCCATCAAGCAATCGCATATTTTTGTCGTGTTGAATGTTCAAACTATCGCGCTTGGTCGTGA